Proteins from one Plasmodium yoelii strain 17X genome assembly, chromosome: 2 genomic window:
- a CDS encoding pre-rRNA-processing protein TSR2, putative: MNSENLSTLLLEGINLIFEKWTVLRLAVTNNWGGTSSEEKKKKLIEYVHNYVLSNTTPKDKLCDYLRDEVNTLFNVDLDDDSDIEVSDLILDLYKDLKNNNLEIIEKIRNIQESDLNSCREHNLIQEANIDEEEDSASEYSDENDSNEAYSDSYQSEDMQ; the protein is encoded by the exons atgaatagTGAAAATTTATCAACTTTATTACTTGAAGGGATTAACttaatatttgaaaaatg GACAGTGCTCCGGCTAGCTGTAACAAATAATTGGGGTGGAACATCCTCAgaggaaaagaaaaaaaagttaattgAATATGTCCATAATTATGTTTTATCAA ATACGACACCCAAAGATAAACTTTGCGACTATTTGAGAGATGAAGTTAACACACTTTTTAATGTGGATCTTGATGATGATAGTGAT ATCGAAGTTTCGGATTTAATATTAGATCTTTacaaagatttaaaaaacaataatttagaaataattgaaaaaattcgAAATATACAAGAATCCGATTTAAACTCTTGTAGAGAACATAATTTAATACAAGAAGCGAATATAGATGAAGAAGAAGATTCAGCTAGCGAATATTCAGATGAGAATGATTCCAATGAAGCATATTCAGACTCATATCAATCAGAAGATATGCAATAA
- a CDS encoding calcium-transporting ATPase, putative, whose amino-acid sequence MENILKYAHIYNVEDVLRAVKVDENRGLSENEIRKRIMQYGFNELEVEKKKGILELILNQFDDLLVKILLLAAFVSFALTLLDMKDNEVALCDFIEPVVILMILILNAAVGVWQECNAEKSLEALKQLQPTKAKVLRDGKWEIIDSKYLTVGDIIELSVGNKTPADARIVKIFSTSIKAEQSMLTGESCSVDKYVEKLDESLKNCEIQLKKNILFSSTAIVAGRCTAVVIKIGMNTEIGNIQHAVIESNNEETDTPLQIKIDSFGKQLSKIIFIICVTVWIINFKHFSDPIHESFLYGCLYYFKISVALAVAAIPEGLPAVITTCLALGTRRMVKKNAIVRKLQSVETLGCTTVICSDKTGTLTTNQMTATVFHIFRESNTLKEYQLCQRGDTFFFYETNQDDENDSFFNKLKESPNNESSYKKKISKNIIDDDDDDTDYEREPLINMKSNVNTIISRGSKIIDDKINKYIYSDFDYHFYMCLCNCNEASILCNVNNKIVKTFGDSTELALLHFVHNFNILPNNTKNNKISMEYEKINNITKQNSDLNGGHDSSTYKKNKISDKKSEPTFPSKCVSAWRNECTIMRIIEFTRERKLMSVVVENSKNEYILYCKGAPENIINRCKYYMSKNDIRPLTDSLKNEILNKIKNMGKRALRTLSFAYKKVKSNDINIKNSEDYYKLEHDLIYIGGLGIIDPPRKYVGKAISLCHLAGIRVFMITGDNIDTAKAIAKEINILNHDDTDKYSCCFNGREFEDLPLEKQKYILKNYQQIVFCRTEPKHKKNIVKILKDLGETVAMTGDGVNDAPALKSADIGIAMGINGTQVAKEASDIILADDNFNTIVEAIKEGRCIYNNMKAFIRYLISSNIGEVASIFITAILGIPDSLAPVQLLWVNLVTDGLPATALGFNPPEHDVMKCKPRHRNDNLINGLTLLRYIVIGTYVGIATVSIFIYWYMFYPDMDNHTLINFYQLSHYNQCKTWSNFNVNKVYDMSEDLCSYFSAGKVKASTLSLSVLVLIEMFNALNALSEYNSLFVLPPWRNMYLVLATIGSLFLHCLIIYFPPLAGIFGVVPLTLHDWFLVFLWSFPVIIIDEIIKFYAKKQLNKELGYGQKLKTQ is encoded by the exons atggaaaatattttgaaatatgCGCATATATACAATGTAGAAGATGTGTTAAGAGCAGTAAAGGTGGATGAGAATCGGGGTTTATCCGAAAATGAAATAAGAAAAAGAATAATGCAATATGGATTTAATGAATTAGAAgttgagaaaaaaaaaggaatttTAGAATTGATATTAAATCAATTTGATGATTTGTTAGTAAAAATATTACTTTTAGCAGCTTTTGTTAGTTTTGCATTAACATTATTAGATATGAAAGATAATGAAGTAGCTTTATGTGATTTCATAGAACCCGTTGTTATATTAATGATACTTATATTAAATGCCGCAGTTGGAGTATGGCAAGAATGTAATGCAGAAAAATCTTTAGAAGCATTGAAACAATTACAACCAACAAAAGCAAAAGTGTTAAGAGATGGAAAATGGGAAATTATAGATAGCAAATATTTAACTGTTGGTGATATAATTGAATTAAGTGTTGGAAATAAAACCCCAGCAGATGCTCGTATAGTTAAAATATTCTCAACAAGTATTAAAGCAGAGCAAAGTATGTTAACTGGTGAATCATGTTCTGTTGATAAATATGTAGAAAAATTAGATGaatcattaaaaaattgtgagattcaattaaaaaaaaatatattattttcttctacAGCTATAGTGGCAGGTAGATGTACAGCTGTTGTAATCAAAATTGGTATGAACACTGAAATTGGTAATATACAACATGCAGTTATAGAATCTAACAATGAAGAAACAGATACACCAttgcaaataaaaattgattCATTTGGAAAACAGTtatcaaaaattatatttattatttgtgtaACTGTATggataattaattttaaacatTTTTCAGATCCAATTCAtgaatcatttttatatggatgtttatattattttaaaataagtGTAGCATTAGCAGTTGCTGCAATTCCTGAAGGATTACCAGCAGTTATAACTACTTGCTTAGCTTTAGGTACACGTAGAAtggttaaaaaaaatgctattgtTAGAAAATTGCAAAGTGTTGAAACATTAGGATGTACTACTGTTATATGTTCAGATAAAACTGGAACATTAACTACAAATCAAATGACAGCTACtgtttttcatatatttcgaGAATCGAATACATTAAAAGAGTATCAATTATGTCAAAGAGGagatacattttttttttatgaaacaAATCaagatgatgaaaatgattctttttttaataaattaaaagaatcaccaaataatgaatctagttataaaaaaaaaataagtaaaaatataatagatgatgatgatgatgatacaGATTATGAAAGAGAAccattaataaatatgaaatcAAATGTTAATACAATAATAAGTAGAGGTAGTAAAATTAtagatgataaaataaataaatatatttattccgATTTtgattatcatttttatatgtgtTTATGTAATTGTAATGAAGCTAGTATATTATgtaatgttaataataaaatcgTTAAAACATTTGGAGATAGTACCGAATTGGCTTTACTTCATTttgtacataattttaatatacttCCTAAtaacacaaaaaataataaaatatcaatggaatatgaaaaaataaataatataaccaAACAAAATAGTGATCTAAATGGTGGTCATGATTCttctacatataaaaaaaataaaatttcggACAAAAAATCTGAACCAACATTTCCAAGTAAATGTGTATCTGCATGGAGAAACGAATGTACCATTATGAGAATTATTGAATTTACTCGTGAACGTAAATTAATGAGTGTTGTTGtagaaaatagtaaaaatgaatatattttatattgtaaAGGTGCAccagaaaatattataaatagatgtaaatattatatgtcaaaaaatgatatacgCCCATTAACAgattcattaaaaaatgaaattttaaataaaataaaaaatatgggaAAAAGAGCTTTAAGAACTTTAAGTTTTGCatataaaaaagttaaatctaatgatattaatataaaaaattctgaagattattataaattagaacatgatttaatatatataggaGGATTGGGAATTATTGATCCACCACGAAAATATGTAGGAAAAGCTATTAGTTTATGTCATTTGGCAGGTATTCGGGTTTTTATGATAACCGGTGATAATATAGATACTGCTAAAGCTATTGCTAAAGAAATTAACATATTGAATCATGATGATACAGATAAATATAGTTGTTGTTTTAATGGACGTGAATTTGAAGATTTACCAttagaaaaacaaaaatatattttaaaaaattatcaacAAATAGTATTCTGTAGAACTGAAccaaaacataaaaaaaatattgtcaaaattttaaaagatttaGGAGAAACTGTTGCTATGACAGGTGATGGTGTAAATGATGCTCCGGCTCTCAAATCTGCTGACATAGGAATTGCCATGGGTATAAATGGAACACAAGTTGCTAAAGAAGCTTCTGATATTATTTTGGCTgatgataattttaacaCCATTGTTGAAGCTATTAAAGAAGGTCgatgtatatataacaacaTGAAAGCTTTTATACGATATCTTATAAGTAGTAATATTGGAGAAGTCGCTTCGATTTTCATTACTGCCATTCTTGGCATACCCGACAGTTTGGCTCCCGTCCAGCTCCTTTGGGTCAATTTGGTCACGGACGGCTTGCCCGCCACTGCCCTCG GATTCAACCCCCCCGAGCACGACGTAATGAAGTGCAAGCCCCGACACAGAAACGACAATTTAATAAACGGGCTAACCCTGCTAAGATACATAGTCATAGGAACATATGTTGGAATAGCTACAGTGtcgatatttatatattggtaCATGTTTTACCCAGATATGGATAATCATACATTGATAAATTTCTACCAACTTTCTCATTACAACCAATGTAAAACATGGTCAAATTTTAATGTAAATAAAGTGTATGATATGTCAGAAGATTTATGTTCTTATTTTTCTGCTGGAAAGGTCAAG GCAAGTACACTATCATTATCTGTTTTAGTTTTAATTGAAATGTTCAATGCGTTAAATGCACTAAGCGAATATAATTCCTTATTCGTATTACCACCTTGGCGAAATATGTATTTAGTACTTGCAACAATCGGCTCTCTATTTCTTCATTgcttaataatatatttcccaCCATTAGCTGGTATATTTGGGGTTGTGCCATTAACATTACATGATTGGTTTTTAGTATTTTTGTGGTCATTTCCCGTAATAATAATTGATGAAATTATAAAGTTTTATGCAAAAAAACAGCTAAATAAGGAGCTTGGATATGgtcaaaaattaaaaacacaATAA
- a CDS encoding EF hand domain-containing protein, putative, with protein sequence MELTDFHNNYDSMGYENEVTKKIVWKILNNMNDQNDLTLERIQQTRNKIVKYFSEAELLFKYYDVGRLGEVDINLFPKMARTLKQIYDWNDVKKFEKEMKIKKINKMTLPIFLTLLKRKLFQVIDFEETFQKHFNILDMEKKKKINIEKLKNFVGSIGDKISSENFDFFIKYNMENNDKIVKDNIIFNQNNNPTDIPFDVYKEVLTFYKSF encoded by the exons atggaattaACAGATTTTCATAATAACTATGATAGTATGGGATATGAAAATGaagttacaaaaaaaattgtttggaaaatattaaataatatgaacgATCAAAATGATCTAACATTAGAAAGGATACAGCAAACCAG GAATAAAATTGTGAAGTATTTTTCCGAAGCAGAGTTgctatttaaatattatgacGTAGGAAGGTTAGGAGAAGTcgatataaatttatttccaAAAATGGCTAGAacattaaaacaaatatatgatTGGAATGAtgttaaaaaatttgaaaaggaaatgaaaataaaaaagataaataaaatgacattaccaatttttttaacattattaAAAAGGAAACTATTTCAAGTTATTGATTTTGAAGAAACATTTCAAAAACATTTTAATATACTTgatatggaaaaaaaaaaaaaaataaatattgaaaaattaaaaaattttgttgGATCTATTGGAGATAAAATAAGTTCAgaaaattttgatttttttataaaatataatatggaaaataatgataaaattgtaaaagacaatattatttttaatcaaaataaCAATCCTACAGATATCCCTTTTGATGTATATAAAGAAGTATTAACTTTTTATAAatctttttaa
- a CDS encoding V-type proton ATPase subunit C, putative produces the protein MNEMPICLFIACSTGDNTSREYIYTILKNRLLGSHVCIDTNILDVPTNLKFCTFDDLLKCADDLQKYDSYAYGCLKKIEKIAKEYDENIELKIIYQRQHINIDQYIRRFSWDDAKYPRNRSLIDTIDVIINNITKLSDEIQIKSNVLNDLKEKKKLYISKHDTNNFIHKNLNEILTPQIVSESDFMETEYITTVIAYVPKDLINEWVNNYEKFSQYVVPRSTKQFNNLIDKDGNTLWKVFVFKKFVNNFIENAKNKNFIVKPFKYDESHYNNIMESRTKIETEVIRQETFLRRMCLAAFSDVFIAFIHINILRVFCESVLRFGVPPNFASFSIRINGESKEKKVRKKLYDIFSTTDSIGKNYAKRSDENDEEIYPYVSVSFKI, from the coding sequence atgaatgaaaTGCCAATATGCTTGTTTATTGCTTGCTCAACAGGTGATAACACAAGTAgagaatatatttatacaattttgaaaaatagaTTATTAGGTAGTCATGTATGTATAGATACAAACATATTAGATGTTCCGACGAATTTAAAATTTTGCACTTTTGatgatttattaaaatgtgCTGATGatttacaaaaatatgaTAGTTATGCATATggatgtttaaaaaaaatagaaaaaatagctaaagaatatgatgaaaatatagaattaaaaataatatatcaacgtcaacatataaatatagatcAATATATTAGACGCTTTAGTTGGGATGATGCAAAATATCCTAGAAACAGATCTCTAATTGATACTATTGAcgttataattaataatataacaaaacTTTCTGATGAAATTCAGATAAAATCTAATGttttaaatgatttaaaagagaaaaaaaaattatatatatcaaaacaTGATACcaataattttatacataaaaatttaaatgaaatattaacaCCACAAATTGTTAGTGAATCAGATTTTATGGAAACAGAATATATTACTACAGTTATTGCATATGTTCCAAAagatttaataaatgaatgggtgaataattatgaaaaattttcACAATATGTTGTGCCTAGATCAACAAAACAATTCAATAATTTAATTGATAAGGATGGAAATACATTATGGAaagtttttgtttttaaaaaattcgtaaataattttattgaaaacgcaaaaaataaaaattttattgttaaaccatttaaatatgatgaatcacattataacaatataatGGAATCTAGAACAAAAATTGAAACCGAAGTTATAAGACAAGAAACTTTTTTAAGAAGAATGTGTTTAGCTGCTTTTTCAGATGTATTTATTgcatttattcatattaatattttacgAGTTTTTTGTGAATCTGTTTTAAGATTTGGGGTACCTCCAAATTTTGCTTCTTTTAGTATCCGAATAAATGGAGAAagcaaagaaaaaaaagttagaaaaaaattatatgatatattttctactACTGATTCAATTGGAAAAAACTATGCTAAGCGTTCCGATGAAAATGACGAGGAAATATATCCATATGTCTCGGtttcatttaaaatataa
- a CDS encoding ribonuclease D, translated as MLHILKKAFSSVPVEFHVSPKFSKIENAAQLVSLKFPGNIIYVNEENAEKYNKDILKYFNNNILGFDTEFMINFDENCNNYEYLSKNRKKKAIEEISNIILNKETNKRITNLISDQVCIKKSKNTNFNNKYVEISNENTDYNVDTYINATKKGCTVKDKFKSIQTNGYIDKSRKIIENKKLCLIQLCSNDICFVFNINNLNGEIPLSVKTVLENKKIIKVCHDIKNDQDMFLSKNIKINNVFDLYNYSIDNYIYPPSLQNLVKKYLKKHLDKEYRLSNWLCKNLNEEQIMYAANDSYASREVYISLEKQNKIDQSFFINLNNENCYVKHNEVNKICLNENPEYEKLSSKNKIVQNDINHEMINYKNNAIFNKSLQNEKASQCLQLEKTFDDKTKNESGKIGEAPKESDQLCEAPKESDQLCEAPKESGQLCEAQKGYGYIEKDKLYIINNLKNKIKVTCSKINNISFVEEMHYSNGSYKIILGLKNVENNSYLIKLHSWNYDHEIKCCNEILSYIQNMTTI; from the coding sequence atgttgcACATTTTGAAAAAAGCGTTTTCAAGTGTGCCTGTAGAATTTCATGTTAGCCCCAAATTTTCGAAAATCGAGAATGCAGCTCAATTAGTTTCTCTAAAATTCCCTggtaatattatttatgtaaatgaagaaaatgctgaaaaatataataaggatattttaaaatattttaacaatAATATTCTAGGGTTTGATACTGAATTTATGATTAACTTTGATgaaaattgtaataattatgaatatttgtcaaaaaatcgaaaaaaaaaagcgatAGAAGAAATatcaaatataatattaaataaagagacaaataaaagaataaCTAATTTAATTTCAGATCAagtatgtataaaaaaaagtaagaACACAaactttaataataaatatgttgaGATATCAAACGAAAATACTGATTATAATGTCGACACTTACATAAATGCTACTAAAAAAGGATGTACAGTTAAGGATAAATTTAAATCTATACAAACAAATGGCTATATTGATAAGTCaagaaaaattatagaaaataaaaaactatgCTTAATTCAATTGTGTTCAAATGATATatgttttgtttttaatattaataatttaaatggaGAAATTCCTTTGTCTGTTAAAACAgttttagaaaataaaaaaataattaaagtGTGtcatgatataaaaaatgatcaaGATATGTTtttaagtaaaaatataaaaattaataatgtatttgatttatataattattctattgataattatatatatccaccttctttacaaaatttagtaaaaaaatatttaaaaaaacatttagaCAAAGAATATAGATTATCAAATTGGTTATGTAAAAATCTAAATGAAGAACAGATCATGTATGCAGCTAACGATTCCTATGCTTCAAGAGAAGTTTACATATCTttagaaaaacaaaataaaattgaccaatctttttttattaatttgaataatgaaaattgCTATGTTAAACATAATGAggttaataaaatttgcttAAATGAAAATCcagaatatgaaaaattatcttcaaaaaataaaattgtccAAAATGACATAAACCACGAAATGATaaactataaaaataatgccatatttaataaatcgttacaaaatgaaaaagctAGCCAATGTTTGCAGTTGGAAAAAACATTTGACGATAAAACGAAAAACGAAAGTGGCAAAATTGGTGAAGCCCCAAAAGAAAGTGACCAACTTTGTGAAGCCCCAAAAGAAAGTGACCAACTTTGTGAAGCCCCAAAAGAAAGTGGCCAACTTTGTGAAGCGCAAAAAGGGTATGgatatatagaaaaagataaattatatattattaacaatttaaaaaataaaataaaagttacttgttcaaaaattaataatatttcttttGTGGAAGAAATGCATTATTCAAATGGGTcgtataaaattattttgggTTTAAAGAATGTTGAAAATAATAGTTATTTAATTAAGTTGCATTCTTGGAACTATGATCATGAGATAAAATGCTGCAATGAAATTTTAAGCTATATTCAAAATATGACTACAATTTAA